The Umboniibacter marinipuniceus genomic sequence GAGTAACTAATAAAGACATTGCAATAACGAAAGCTCCAACACTCTTAATAGCAAGCATTACATTGCTCCCGGTACGGCTTTGCCGACTCAATAGTTATTAGTAGCTCACCTGGAAGTACATACTGCTGAGACTTCACTATCTGCCCAGTGTCTAAGCTCACCCAGTATAAATTATCAAAAGTCAGCGCTAGCGAGGGAATGGTTATTGACTCTCTAATCTGTTTAGTTGCCACCTCACCTAGTGACAATCTCAATACCGAACCCCCGAGCACCTCAAAGCGATGAGTAGTAGTGTAGCTTTCATAAACGTTCGCACCCTCAACCCAGCTTCGCTGCCCCACAAAGGTTGCCTCTGTTTGCACATTAAGCAGGCCCAACTCAAAGGGATCGACTTCTTTAAAGCTAGTAGCCACTAAACGGGCGCCCAGCATGCGGGATGTCGAAAGCAACCTGCCCTGCGAAGTTTTTATTCGAACATCATCCGCCGTGCGCCACAGCATGGCTTCACTGGCACCGAGATAACTAGCCGCCCCTTCATCGCGA encodes the following:
- a CDS encoding YjbF family lipoprotein translates to MNKTPKYLVSILALLLIVGCTQRYQKMSSDLNRALFLDEGDYSEQVRSTPYPSILLAINEGPRAFVVLAFRDEGAASYLGASEAMLWRTADDVRIKTSQGRLLSTSRMLGARLVATSFKEVDPFELGLLNVQTEATFVGQRSWVEGANVYESYTTTHRFEVLGGSVLRLSLGEVATKQIRESITIPSLALTFDNLYWVSLDTGQIVKSQQYVLPGELLITIESAKPYREQCNACY